In Tachysurus fulvidraco isolate hzauxx_2018 chromosome 1, HZAU_PFXX_2.0, whole genome shotgun sequence, a single window of DNA contains:
- the trpm5 gene encoding transient receptor potential cation channel subfamily M member 5 isoform X1, producing MPELQDTPMVLMPSGKKCANCGEPVLEPDEEGNVLGCQCFSEETENEEASSHKAKDRRNKTHWTAGHLGDIDFTGTNKTRGKFARVSSDTEPELIYQLLTEQWGLASPHLVVGLVGGDEQAQMKPWLRDTVRKGLVKAAQSTGAWILTSGLRFGITKHLGQAVRDHSLASTSTKVRVVAIGIAPWTKIHNREMLLSAKPDQPAPYPTEDLPHGAVYSLDCNHSHFILVEEDPKKPGATSNMRVKLLKHISEQRTGHGGPGSFEIPVLCLLVHGEPKLLQRMYKTIQNSTPWLILAGSGGIADILVTLINQAGWDTGIVQELLTDTFPNCQSAAMASWIKLIKKILDNRHLLTVHDPEQETSALDTVILKALVKANKSQSQQAQDFLDELKLAVAWNRVDIAKSEIFNGDVEWTAEDLEEVMMDALVSDKPDFVRLFVDNGVNLAEFMTYSRLQDLYCTVREKSLLYELLLKKLNEKQVLLSARSAGHAHTEVGDRRPRFTLLEVSKVLKDFLHDSCKGFYQKLPVERVGKGRLFHNQKDLIDLDQPCEHPLRDLFLWAVLQNRQKMANYFWALGPEAVAAALAGCKILKEMTHLESEAENARSMKEAKYEQFSLDLFSECYSNSEDRAYALLVRKTSCWNQTTVLNLATEADAKSFFAHDGVQALLTKIWWGAMTTDTAISKLVVSFFLPPLIWTNLIKFSDEALEQRVGGEQFAELDSLETEKALLLTDEDPADVEAAGDYADQSCGAAWSQFILRRWKRFWSAPVTVFLGNVIMYFAFLVLFTYVLLLDFRPPPPKGPSPAEIILYFWVFTLVLEELRQSFFSDEDISILKKFKLYVEDNWNKCDMVAISLFVIGVSCRMAEGTYEAGRTVLALDFMVYTLRLIHIFAIHKQLGPKIIIVERMMKDVFFFLFFLSVWLIAYGVATQALLHPNDPRLDWVFRRVLYRPYLHIFGQIPLEEIDAAKMPQDNCTMELHLIIAGTLPPCPNIYANWLVILLLVIYLLVTNVLLLNLLIAMFSYTFQLVQGNADIFWKFQRYNLIVEYHSRPALAPPFIIISHISELVWSIFGKAEENIEILERQLPPGLDQKLMIWESVQKENYLAKLEKRHLESSEEKLKSTSSKVQSLLLSAARFKEQEKRLAFMEAEVKYCGEVLSWMAECFKRSTLKCDRDAPKSPRTKSSSGEAANASKKDEKEG from the exons ATGCCTGAGCTTCAGGACACTCCTATG GTGTTGATGCCCTCAGGGAAGAAGTGTGCAAATTGTGGTGAACCAGTTCTTGAACCAGACGAAGAAGG AAATGTGTTGGGTTGTCAGTGTTTCTCTGAAGAGACAGAAAATGAAGAAGCCTCAAGCCATAAAGCTAAAGACAGGCGGAATAAAACCCACTGGACAGCCGGCCACTTGGGGGACATCGACTTTACTGGGACCAACAAGACTAGGGGCAAG TTTGCCAGGGTTAGCAGTGACACAGAGCCAGAGTTGATCTACCAGCTGTTGACTGAGCAGTGGGGTCTTGCTTCTCCACACCTGGTGGTGGGTCTGGTGGGTGGTGATGAACAGGCCCAGATGAAACCCTGGCTCAGAGACACAGTGAGGAAAGGCTTAGTGAAAGCTGCACAGAGTACAG GAGCATGGATCCTGACCAGCGGCCTGCGGTTTGGCATCACAAAGCATTTGGGCCAGGCAGTAAGAGACCATTCACTGGCCAGTACTTCTACAAAGGTGCGTGTGGTGGCCATTGGAATTGCTCCCTGGACCAAGATTCACAACAGAGAAATGCTGCTCTCTGCCAAG CCTGATCAGCCAGCTCCTTACCCCACAGAGGATCTTCCTCATGGGGCTGTGTATTCCCTGGACTGCAACCACTCTCATTTCATTCTAGTGGAAGAGGATCCGAAGAAGCCTGGTGCTACCAGCAACATGCGTGTCAAACTGCTAAAACATATCTCTGAACAACGTACTGGACATGGAG GGCCTGGAAGCTTTGAAATTCCTGTTTTATGTCTGCTTGTGCACGGGGAACCAAAGTTATTGCAG AGGATGTACAAGACAATCCAGAATTCGACTCCATGGCTGATCCTGGCTGGCTCTGGGGGTATAGCAGATATTTTAGTTACATTAATAAACCAGGCTGGTTGGGATACTGGTATTGTCCAGGAACttctgactgatacatttcccAATTGCCAAAGTGCTGCAATGGCATCCTGGATCAAATTG ATTAAGAAAATTTTGGATAATCGCCACCTGCTGACGGTACATGACCCTGAGCAGGAGACCTCTGCTCTAGACACTGTTATCCTCAAAGCATTAGTGAAAG CCAATAAAAGTCAGAGTCAGCAGGCACAGGATTTCCTGGATGAGCTGAAACTGGCTGTGGCCTGGAACAGAGTAGACATTGCAAAGAGCGAGATTTTCAATGGAGATGTAGAATGGACT GCAGAAGATCTTGAGGAGGTCATGATGGACGCTTTGGTCAGTGATAAGCCAGATTTTGTTCGCCTGTTTGTGGACAATGGGGTGAACCTGGCCGAATTTATGACTTACAGCCGTCTTCAGGATCTCTACTGCACTGTGCGTGAGAAGAGCCTCCTGTATGAACTTCTACTGAAGAAACTCAATGAGAAACAGGTGCTACTCTCTGCCCGATCAGCTGGACATGCTCACACAGAGGTAGGGGATAGACGGCCTCGATTCACTCTGCTTGAAGTCTCCAAGGTCCTTAAGGATTTTCTGCATGACTCCTGCAAGGGTTTCTACCAGAAACTTCCAGTA GAGAGGGTAGGCAAGGGTCGGCTCTTTCACAATCAGAAAGATCTCATCGACCTGGACCAGCCTTGTGAGCATCCCTTGAGGGACCTCTTCCTCTGGGCTGTCctgcaaaacagacaaaaaatggCCAACTACTTCTGGGCATTG GGCCCTGAAGCAGTGGCTGCAGCCCTCGCTGGCTGCAAAATCCTTAAGGAGATGACTCATTTGGAGTCAGAGGCCGAGAATGCACGGAGCATGAAGGAAGCCAAATATGAGCAATTTTCTTTAG ATTTGTTTAGTGAGTGCTACTCGAACAGTGAGGATCGAGCATATGCTCTGCTGGTGAGAAAGACCAGCTGCTGGAACCAAACCACTGTGCTGAACTTGGCCACAGAGGCAGATGCAAAGTCCTTTTTTGCTCATGATGGAGTTCAG GCATTGCTGACTAAAATCTGGTGGGGAGCTATGACAACAGATACAGCCATCTCTAAACTGGTTGTGTCCTTCTTCTTACCACCTCTAATATGGACTAATCTGATTAAATTCAG CGATGAAGCATTAGAGCAACGAGTTGGAGGAGAGCAGTTTGCAGAGCTGGACAGTCTGGAAACAGAGAAAGCCTTGCTATTAACTGATGAGGACCCAGC tgATGTGGAGGCAGCTGGTGATTATGCTGATCAGAGTTGCGGGGCAGCCTGGAGCCAGTTCATTCTGCGTAGATGGAAACGCTTCTGGAGTGCCCCTGTCACTGTGTTCCTGGGCAACGTCATCATGTACTTTGCTTTCCTAGTGCTCTTCACCTATGTGCTACTTCTGGACTTCCGGCCTCCACCTCCAAAAGGCCCCTCTCCAGCTGAGATCATTCTCTATTTCTGGGTCTTTACACTAGTGCTGGAGGAGCTCAGACAG AGTTTCTTCTCGGATGAAGACATCAGTATTTTGAAGAAGTTTAAGCTCTATGTGGAGGATAACTGGAACAAGTGTGACATGGTAGCCATCTCTCTGTTCGTGATTGGGGTGTCTTGCAG gatgGCAGAGGGAACATATGAGGCTGGACGCACCGTCCTGGCTTTGGATTTCATGGTTTATACTTTAAGACTCATCCACATATTTGCTATCCACAAGCAGCTTGGGCCCAAGATCATCATTGTGGAAAGAATG ATGAAGGATGTATTCTTCTTCCTGTTCTTCCTGAGCGTGTGGCTGATTGCTTATGGAGTAGCGACTCAGGCTCTGCTCCATCCAAATGACCCCCGACTAGATTGGGTGTTCCGCAGAGTGCTCTACCGACCATACCTGCACATATTTGGCCAAATTCCCCTAGAGGAGATCGATG CGGCTAAAATGCCTCAAGATAACTGTACCATGGAACTCCATTTGATCATAGCCGGCACTCTACCCCCCTGCCCAAACATCTATGCCAACTGGCTGGTCATCCTGCTGCTGGTTATCTATTTACTGGTCACTAATGTACTTCTGCTCAATCTGCTTATTGCAATGTTCAG CTATACGTTCCAGCTGGTGCAGGGGAATGCCGACATCTTTTGGAAATTTCAGCGGTATAATCTGATTGTGGAGTATCACAGCCGACCTGCTCTTGCTCCGCCCTTCATAATTATCAGCCACATCTCTGAACTCGTGTGGAGCATCTTCGGAAAGGCTGAGGAAAACATTGAGATTTTGG AGAGGCAGCTGCCACCAGGCCTGGATCAGAAGCTGATGATCTGGGAGTCTGTGCAAAAAGAGAATTACCTTGCTAAACTTGAGAAACGTCACTTGGAAAGCAGCGAGGAGAAACTGAAGAGCACATCCTCCAA GGTGCAAAGCTTGCTGTTGAGTGCGGCACGGTTTAAAGAGCAAGAAAAACGTTTGGCATTTATGGAGGCAGAG GTGAAATATTGTGGAGAGGTGCTGTCCTGGATGGCAGAATGCTTCAAAAGAAGTACACTAAAGTGTGACAGAGATGCTCCCAAAAGCCCAC GCACTAAATCCAGCAGCGGAGAGGCAGCAAATGCATCAAAGAAAGATGAGAAGGAAGGATAA
- the trpm5 gene encoding transient receptor potential cation channel subfamily M member 5 isoform X2, whose product MPSGKKCANCGEPVLEPDEEGNVLGCQCFSEETENEEASSHKAKDRRNKTHWTAGHLGDIDFTGTNKTRGKFARVSSDTEPELIYQLLTEQWGLASPHLVVGLVGGDEQAQMKPWLRDTVRKGLVKAAQSTGAWILTSGLRFGITKHLGQAVRDHSLASTSTKVRVVAIGIAPWTKIHNREMLLSAKPDQPAPYPTEDLPHGAVYSLDCNHSHFILVEEDPKKPGATSNMRVKLLKHISEQRTGHGGPGSFEIPVLCLLVHGEPKLLQRMYKTIQNSTPWLILAGSGGIADILVTLINQAGWDTGIVQELLTDTFPNCQSAAMASWIKLIKKILDNRHLLTVHDPEQETSALDTVILKALVKANKSQSQQAQDFLDELKLAVAWNRVDIAKSEIFNGDVEWTAEDLEEVMMDALVSDKPDFVRLFVDNGVNLAEFMTYSRLQDLYCTVREKSLLYELLLKKLNEKQVLLSARSAGHAHTEVGDRRPRFTLLEVSKVLKDFLHDSCKGFYQKLPVERVGKGRLFHNQKDLIDLDQPCEHPLRDLFLWAVLQNRQKMANYFWALGPEAVAAALAGCKILKEMTHLESEAENARSMKEAKYEQFSLDLFSECYSNSEDRAYALLVRKTSCWNQTTVLNLATEADAKSFFAHDGVQALLTKIWWGAMTTDTAISKLVVSFFLPPLIWTNLIKFSDEALEQRVGGEQFAELDSLETEKALLLTDEDPADVEAAGDYADQSCGAAWSQFILRRWKRFWSAPVTVFLGNVIMYFAFLVLFTYVLLLDFRPPPPKGPSPAEIILYFWVFTLVLEELRQSFFSDEDISILKKFKLYVEDNWNKCDMVAISLFVIGVSCRMAEGTYEAGRTVLALDFMVYTLRLIHIFAIHKQLGPKIIIVERMMKDVFFFLFFLSVWLIAYGVATQALLHPNDPRLDWVFRRVLYRPYLHIFGQIPLEEIDAAKMPQDNCTMELHLIIAGTLPPCPNIYANWLVILLLVIYLLVTNVLLLNLLIAMFSYTFQLVQGNADIFWKFQRYNLIVEYHSRPALAPPFIIISHISELVWSIFGKAEENIEILERQLPPGLDQKLMIWESVQKENYLAKLEKRHLESSEEKLKSTSSKVQSLLLSAARFKEQEKRLAFMEAEVKYCGEVLSWMAECFKRSTLKCDRDAPKSPRTKSSSGEAANASKKDEKEG is encoded by the exons ATGCCCTCAGGGAAGAAGTGTGCAAATTGTGGTGAACCAGTTCTTGAACCAGACGAAGAAGG AAATGTGTTGGGTTGTCAGTGTTTCTCTGAAGAGACAGAAAATGAAGAAGCCTCAAGCCATAAAGCTAAAGACAGGCGGAATAAAACCCACTGGACAGCCGGCCACTTGGGGGACATCGACTTTACTGGGACCAACAAGACTAGGGGCAAG TTTGCCAGGGTTAGCAGTGACACAGAGCCAGAGTTGATCTACCAGCTGTTGACTGAGCAGTGGGGTCTTGCTTCTCCACACCTGGTGGTGGGTCTGGTGGGTGGTGATGAACAGGCCCAGATGAAACCCTGGCTCAGAGACACAGTGAGGAAAGGCTTAGTGAAAGCTGCACAGAGTACAG GAGCATGGATCCTGACCAGCGGCCTGCGGTTTGGCATCACAAAGCATTTGGGCCAGGCAGTAAGAGACCATTCACTGGCCAGTACTTCTACAAAGGTGCGTGTGGTGGCCATTGGAATTGCTCCCTGGACCAAGATTCACAACAGAGAAATGCTGCTCTCTGCCAAG CCTGATCAGCCAGCTCCTTACCCCACAGAGGATCTTCCTCATGGGGCTGTGTATTCCCTGGACTGCAACCACTCTCATTTCATTCTAGTGGAAGAGGATCCGAAGAAGCCTGGTGCTACCAGCAACATGCGTGTCAAACTGCTAAAACATATCTCTGAACAACGTACTGGACATGGAG GGCCTGGAAGCTTTGAAATTCCTGTTTTATGTCTGCTTGTGCACGGGGAACCAAAGTTATTGCAG AGGATGTACAAGACAATCCAGAATTCGACTCCATGGCTGATCCTGGCTGGCTCTGGGGGTATAGCAGATATTTTAGTTACATTAATAAACCAGGCTGGTTGGGATACTGGTATTGTCCAGGAACttctgactgatacatttcccAATTGCCAAAGTGCTGCAATGGCATCCTGGATCAAATTG ATTAAGAAAATTTTGGATAATCGCCACCTGCTGACGGTACATGACCCTGAGCAGGAGACCTCTGCTCTAGACACTGTTATCCTCAAAGCATTAGTGAAAG CCAATAAAAGTCAGAGTCAGCAGGCACAGGATTTCCTGGATGAGCTGAAACTGGCTGTGGCCTGGAACAGAGTAGACATTGCAAAGAGCGAGATTTTCAATGGAGATGTAGAATGGACT GCAGAAGATCTTGAGGAGGTCATGATGGACGCTTTGGTCAGTGATAAGCCAGATTTTGTTCGCCTGTTTGTGGACAATGGGGTGAACCTGGCCGAATTTATGACTTACAGCCGTCTTCAGGATCTCTACTGCACTGTGCGTGAGAAGAGCCTCCTGTATGAACTTCTACTGAAGAAACTCAATGAGAAACAGGTGCTACTCTCTGCCCGATCAGCTGGACATGCTCACACAGAGGTAGGGGATAGACGGCCTCGATTCACTCTGCTTGAAGTCTCCAAGGTCCTTAAGGATTTTCTGCATGACTCCTGCAAGGGTTTCTACCAGAAACTTCCAGTA GAGAGGGTAGGCAAGGGTCGGCTCTTTCACAATCAGAAAGATCTCATCGACCTGGACCAGCCTTGTGAGCATCCCTTGAGGGACCTCTTCCTCTGGGCTGTCctgcaaaacagacaaaaaatggCCAACTACTTCTGGGCATTG GGCCCTGAAGCAGTGGCTGCAGCCCTCGCTGGCTGCAAAATCCTTAAGGAGATGACTCATTTGGAGTCAGAGGCCGAGAATGCACGGAGCATGAAGGAAGCCAAATATGAGCAATTTTCTTTAG ATTTGTTTAGTGAGTGCTACTCGAACAGTGAGGATCGAGCATATGCTCTGCTGGTGAGAAAGACCAGCTGCTGGAACCAAACCACTGTGCTGAACTTGGCCACAGAGGCAGATGCAAAGTCCTTTTTTGCTCATGATGGAGTTCAG GCATTGCTGACTAAAATCTGGTGGGGAGCTATGACAACAGATACAGCCATCTCTAAACTGGTTGTGTCCTTCTTCTTACCACCTCTAATATGGACTAATCTGATTAAATTCAG CGATGAAGCATTAGAGCAACGAGTTGGAGGAGAGCAGTTTGCAGAGCTGGACAGTCTGGAAACAGAGAAAGCCTTGCTATTAACTGATGAGGACCCAGC tgATGTGGAGGCAGCTGGTGATTATGCTGATCAGAGTTGCGGGGCAGCCTGGAGCCAGTTCATTCTGCGTAGATGGAAACGCTTCTGGAGTGCCCCTGTCACTGTGTTCCTGGGCAACGTCATCATGTACTTTGCTTTCCTAGTGCTCTTCACCTATGTGCTACTTCTGGACTTCCGGCCTCCACCTCCAAAAGGCCCCTCTCCAGCTGAGATCATTCTCTATTTCTGGGTCTTTACACTAGTGCTGGAGGAGCTCAGACAG AGTTTCTTCTCGGATGAAGACATCAGTATTTTGAAGAAGTTTAAGCTCTATGTGGAGGATAACTGGAACAAGTGTGACATGGTAGCCATCTCTCTGTTCGTGATTGGGGTGTCTTGCAG gatgGCAGAGGGAACATATGAGGCTGGACGCACCGTCCTGGCTTTGGATTTCATGGTTTATACTTTAAGACTCATCCACATATTTGCTATCCACAAGCAGCTTGGGCCCAAGATCATCATTGTGGAAAGAATG ATGAAGGATGTATTCTTCTTCCTGTTCTTCCTGAGCGTGTGGCTGATTGCTTATGGAGTAGCGACTCAGGCTCTGCTCCATCCAAATGACCCCCGACTAGATTGGGTGTTCCGCAGAGTGCTCTACCGACCATACCTGCACATATTTGGCCAAATTCCCCTAGAGGAGATCGATG CGGCTAAAATGCCTCAAGATAACTGTACCATGGAACTCCATTTGATCATAGCCGGCACTCTACCCCCCTGCCCAAACATCTATGCCAACTGGCTGGTCATCCTGCTGCTGGTTATCTATTTACTGGTCACTAATGTACTTCTGCTCAATCTGCTTATTGCAATGTTCAG CTATACGTTCCAGCTGGTGCAGGGGAATGCCGACATCTTTTGGAAATTTCAGCGGTATAATCTGATTGTGGAGTATCACAGCCGACCTGCTCTTGCTCCGCCCTTCATAATTATCAGCCACATCTCTGAACTCGTGTGGAGCATCTTCGGAAAGGCTGAGGAAAACATTGAGATTTTGG AGAGGCAGCTGCCACCAGGCCTGGATCAGAAGCTGATGATCTGGGAGTCTGTGCAAAAAGAGAATTACCTTGCTAAACTTGAGAAACGTCACTTGGAAAGCAGCGAGGAGAAACTGAAGAGCACATCCTCCAA GGTGCAAAGCTTGCTGTTGAGTGCGGCACGGTTTAAAGAGCAAGAAAAACGTTTGGCATTTATGGAGGCAGAG GTGAAATATTGTGGAGAGGTGCTGTCCTGGATGGCAGAATGCTTCAAAAGAAGTACACTAAAGTGTGACAGAGATGCTCCCAAAAGCCCAC GCACTAAATCCAGCAGCGGAGAGGCAGCAAATGCATCAAAGAAAGATGAGAAGGAAGGATAA
- the trpm5 gene encoding transient receptor potential cation channel subfamily M member 5 isoform X3, giving the protein MKPWLRDTVRKGLVKAAQSTGAWILTSGLRFGITKHLGQAVRDHSLASTSTKVRVVAIGIAPWTKIHNREMLLSAKPDQPAPYPTEDLPHGAVYSLDCNHSHFILVEEDPKKPGATSNMRVKLLKHISEQRTGHGGPGSFEIPVLCLLVHGEPKLLQRMYKTIQNSTPWLILAGSGGIADILVTLINQAGWDTGIVQELLTDTFPNCQSAAMASWIKLIKKILDNRHLLTVHDPEQETSALDTVILKALVKANKSQSQQAQDFLDELKLAVAWNRVDIAKSEIFNGDVEWTAEDLEEVMMDALVSDKPDFVRLFVDNGVNLAEFMTYSRLQDLYCTVREKSLLYELLLKKLNEKQVLLSARSAGHAHTEVGDRRPRFTLLEVSKVLKDFLHDSCKGFYQKLPVERVGKGRLFHNQKDLIDLDQPCEHPLRDLFLWAVLQNRQKMANYFWALGPEAVAAALAGCKILKEMTHLESEAENARSMKEAKYEQFSLDLFSECYSNSEDRAYALLVRKTSCWNQTTVLNLATEADAKSFFAHDGVQALLTKIWWGAMTTDTAISKLVVSFFLPPLIWTNLIKFSDEALEQRVGGEQFAELDSLETEKALLLTDEDPADVEAAGDYADQSCGAAWSQFILRRWKRFWSAPVTVFLGNVIMYFAFLVLFTYVLLLDFRPPPPKGPSPAEIILYFWVFTLVLEELRQSFFSDEDISILKKFKLYVEDNWNKCDMVAISLFVIGVSCRMAEGTYEAGRTVLALDFMVYTLRLIHIFAIHKQLGPKIIIVERMMKDVFFFLFFLSVWLIAYGVATQALLHPNDPRLDWVFRRVLYRPYLHIFGQIPLEEIDAAKMPQDNCTMELHLIIAGTLPPCPNIYANWLVILLLVIYLLVTNVLLLNLLIAMFSYTFQLVQGNADIFWKFQRYNLIVEYHSRPALAPPFIIISHISELVWSIFGKAEENIEILERQLPPGLDQKLMIWESVQKENYLAKLEKRHLESSEEKLKSTSSKVQSLLLSAARFKEQEKRLAFMEAEVKYCGEVLSWMAECFKRSTLKCDRDAPKSPRTKSSSGEAANASKKDEKEG; this is encoded by the exons ATGAAACCCTGGCTCAGAGACACAGTGAGGAAAGGCTTAGTGAAAGCTGCACAGAGTACAG GAGCATGGATCCTGACCAGCGGCCTGCGGTTTGGCATCACAAAGCATTTGGGCCAGGCAGTAAGAGACCATTCACTGGCCAGTACTTCTACAAAGGTGCGTGTGGTGGCCATTGGAATTGCTCCCTGGACCAAGATTCACAACAGAGAAATGCTGCTCTCTGCCAAG CCTGATCAGCCAGCTCCTTACCCCACAGAGGATCTTCCTCATGGGGCTGTGTATTCCCTGGACTGCAACCACTCTCATTTCATTCTAGTGGAAGAGGATCCGAAGAAGCCTGGTGCTACCAGCAACATGCGTGTCAAACTGCTAAAACATATCTCTGAACAACGTACTGGACATGGAG GGCCTGGAAGCTTTGAAATTCCTGTTTTATGTCTGCTTGTGCACGGGGAACCAAAGTTATTGCAG AGGATGTACAAGACAATCCAGAATTCGACTCCATGGCTGATCCTGGCTGGCTCTGGGGGTATAGCAGATATTTTAGTTACATTAATAAACCAGGCTGGTTGGGATACTGGTATTGTCCAGGAACttctgactgatacatttcccAATTGCCAAAGTGCTGCAATGGCATCCTGGATCAAATTG ATTAAGAAAATTTTGGATAATCGCCACCTGCTGACGGTACATGACCCTGAGCAGGAGACCTCTGCTCTAGACACTGTTATCCTCAAAGCATTAGTGAAAG CCAATAAAAGTCAGAGTCAGCAGGCACAGGATTTCCTGGATGAGCTGAAACTGGCTGTGGCCTGGAACAGAGTAGACATTGCAAAGAGCGAGATTTTCAATGGAGATGTAGAATGGACT GCAGAAGATCTTGAGGAGGTCATGATGGACGCTTTGGTCAGTGATAAGCCAGATTTTGTTCGCCTGTTTGTGGACAATGGGGTGAACCTGGCCGAATTTATGACTTACAGCCGTCTTCAGGATCTCTACTGCACTGTGCGTGAGAAGAGCCTCCTGTATGAACTTCTACTGAAGAAACTCAATGAGAAACAGGTGCTACTCTCTGCCCGATCAGCTGGACATGCTCACACAGAGGTAGGGGATAGACGGCCTCGATTCACTCTGCTTGAAGTCTCCAAGGTCCTTAAGGATTTTCTGCATGACTCCTGCAAGGGTTTCTACCAGAAACTTCCAGTA GAGAGGGTAGGCAAGGGTCGGCTCTTTCACAATCAGAAAGATCTCATCGACCTGGACCAGCCTTGTGAGCATCCCTTGAGGGACCTCTTCCTCTGGGCTGTCctgcaaaacagacaaaaaatggCCAACTACTTCTGGGCATTG GGCCCTGAAGCAGTGGCTGCAGCCCTCGCTGGCTGCAAAATCCTTAAGGAGATGACTCATTTGGAGTCAGAGGCCGAGAATGCACGGAGCATGAAGGAAGCCAAATATGAGCAATTTTCTTTAG ATTTGTTTAGTGAGTGCTACTCGAACAGTGAGGATCGAGCATATGCTCTGCTGGTGAGAAAGACCAGCTGCTGGAACCAAACCACTGTGCTGAACTTGGCCACAGAGGCAGATGCAAAGTCCTTTTTTGCTCATGATGGAGTTCAG GCATTGCTGACTAAAATCTGGTGGGGAGCTATGACAACAGATACAGCCATCTCTAAACTGGTTGTGTCCTTCTTCTTACCACCTCTAATATGGACTAATCTGATTAAATTCAG CGATGAAGCATTAGAGCAACGAGTTGGAGGAGAGCAGTTTGCAGAGCTGGACAGTCTGGAAACAGAGAAAGCCTTGCTATTAACTGATGAGGACCCAGC tgATGTGGAGGCAGCTGGTGATTATGCTGATCAGAGTTGCGGGGCAGCCTGGAGCCAGTTCATTCTGCGTAGATGGAAACGCTTCTGGAGTGCCCCTGTCACTGTGTTCCTGGGCAACGTCATCATGTACTTTGCTTTCCTAGTGCTCTTCACCTATGTGCTACTTCTGGACTTCCGGCCTCCACCTCCAAAAGGCCCCTCTCCAGCTGAGATCATTCTCTATTTCTGGGTCTTTACACTAGTGCTGGAGGAGCTCAGACAG AGTTTCTTCTCGGATGAAGACATCAGTATTTTGAAGAAGTTTAAGCTCTATGTGGAGGATAACTGGAACAAGTGTGACATGGTAGCCATCTCTCTGTTCGTGATTGGGGTGTCTTGCAG gatgGCAGAGGGAACATATGAGGCTGGACGCACCGTCCTGGCTTTGGATTTCATGGTTTATACTTTAAGACTCATCCACATATTTGCTATCCACAAGCAGCTTGGGCCCAAGATCATCATTGTGGAAAGAATG ATGAAGGATGTATTCTTCTTCCTGTTCTTCCTGAGCGTGTGGCTGATTGCTTATGGAGTAGCGACTCAGGCTCTGCTCCATCCAAATGACCCCCGACTAGATTGGGTGTTCCGCAGAGTGCTCTACCGACCATACCTGCACATATTTGGCCAAATTCCCCTAGAGGAGATCGATG CGGCTAAAATGCCTCAAGATAACTGTACCATGGAACTCCATTTGATCATAGCCGGCACTCTACCCCCCTGCCCAAACATCTATGCCAACTGGCTGGTCATCCTGCTGCTGGTTATCTATTTACTGGTCACTAATGTACTTCTGCTCAATCTGCTTATTGCAATGTTCAG CTATACGTTCCAGCTGGTGCAGGGGAATGCCGACATCTTTTGGAAATTTCAGCGGTATAATCTGATTGTGGAGTATCACAGCCGACCTGCTCTTGCTCCGCCCTTCATAATTATCAGCCACATCTCTGAACTCGTGTGGAGCATCTTCGGAAAGGCTGAGGAAAACATTGAGATTTTGG AGAGGCAGCTGCCACCAGGCCTGGATCAGAAGCTGATGATCTGGGAGTCTGTGCAAAAAGAGAATTACCTTGCTAAACTTGAGAAACGTCACTTGGAAAGCAGCGAGGAGAAACTGAAGAGCACATCCTCCAA GGTGCAAAGCTTGCTGTTGAGTGCGGCACGGTTTAAAGAGCAAGAAAAACGTTTGGCATTTATGGAGGCAGAG GTGAAATATTGTGGAGAGGTGCTGTCCTGGATGGCAGAATGCTTCAAAAGAAGTACACTAAAGTGTGACAGAGATGCTCCCAAAAGCCCAC GCACTAAATCCAGCAGCGGAGAGGCAGCAAATGCATCAAAGAAAGATGAGAAGGAAGGATAA